ctgCATTATCaagcataaaacatttattaaaaaagttaaaagggcccattttgatttcatgttgccaATAAAGACCTCATGAAATGGCAGTTTTCTTTCTTGCGCTGATGTATTGCCtactgaaacaaaatgttttgggtATATTTTTATACCGACAATATAATGTAGTTTACGTCAGAGCTGTGAAACATGATTTAACCCAAAAACTAGTTAGCATTTTTTAGTATGTCCAGTTCTGTCATCCTGAATAGTTTGCACTATTCATGCACCAGTCTGCCTTCACAGCCTCATTTCATTAATAATCACTTTCTTGCTAGCTATTCAAGCTTATATTGGGGTGTAGTTTATTTATAGCCTATATTTAGCCTTTTACTTCTGGTGATTGTATTTACGCTTCAAAATTCATAAGTTGTGTTCATTTCtgaagattatcatgataaacgttgttggtcacagagcttattatATGcaattttccaaaacaaaatgaaaaatcctattgggttcttgtcaagggaaccagggtgatgttAACTTATGGGTTGGCcctagaaaaaaaatgtcaatcaCTGCAGCGCTCTAGATTTGGACTAAAAGCCACAGAAACTCCTATTTTGATTTCACTGGGTCTTTAAAACTCTCTGCTGGGTGGCAAATGTACTGTAACTATCCTCTCAGAGCCTCTTTATAAGGCCGAAGGGTAGCTGCTACAGTCATTTAGGCAAAGTACAATCTAGCTTTTTTACTGATTATGTGAGAACAGTGAACATAGTGCAGTGCAGcatcagaaaaaaagaagctaatGCTCAGGTGCAGGTGCATGAGGAGACGTGGGACTGTAGGCATCATGGGACTAATTAGCATGCCGTGTGCATAGGGTGGACTACTACTAGATAAAGAGAGCAAGTGGGCTTACAGGGAGAGAGATGGCAAGCAGAAAAAGTGCTCAAGTCCTCGTCTAGCCAGGCACTTTGTCTTTAAAGTGCTGTATGTATGCAAGCCAAACTATTACAGGAATACAGTGATATTAGAGCAGAGCTCAGGGGGAATCATCTGTCTGCGTGAGCTGACCTGTGGGAATGAACGTTGGCTGTTGCAGCTGCATGCTGGCCAAAGCCTGCTGGTAGTGGAACATGCTGGGGTTGAAGATGGCAGCCGCGCCGTTAGTCTTCTCCAGGGTTGGTCTCTTTGGTAGCTGTTGCATGGCTCCTGGGGGCAAAGCCTGAAGtgattgattaaaaaattacaaaataaagatgGTGTGGGCAGAAAGAGATGTTAAAGATAGCCATGATACCGAGCTACAGGAAACTTTGTACAGTGTGTGTTCATGTCCATTCATGACAATAAATCTGAcatactgtgtgtttgtaattttaaGTGTTACTAACcaggttttataaataaataataaaacattttcaaaaaattgatGGAGACATGCTTGACTACTTCTTTTTAGGatgcaaacagaaaaatgtataaatgtgatcctggaccataaaaccagtcataagggtaaattttttgaaattgagatttatgcatcatctgagagctgaataaataagctattcgtagatgtatggtttgttaggataggacaatatctggccaagatacaactatttgaaaatctggaatgtgagggtgcaaaaaaatttaaatattgagaaaatcgcctttaaagttgtccaaatgaagttcttagcgatgcatattactaatcaaaaattaagttttgatatatttacagtaaatttataaaatatctcaatggaacatgatctttagttaatatcctaatgatttttggcataaaagaaaaatcaataattttgacccatacaatgtatttttggcgtttgctacaaatataccccagcgacttaatattgcttttgtggtccagggtcacaaatgatctttattatcatttgtgtgtgtgtgtgtgtgtgtgtgttacttttaaaagtaactttccccaacactgctaccaatatataatcatatacacAGCTATGGTCAGAATTAATGACCCCCTTAATAAATATTATCAAAGAAggttgtgaaaataaatctgcattgtttattaatttaatcgtGTATTCAAAATACTCAGAAAAATCCAATCTTTAACTGATGCAAAACAACTGAAAGTGGGGGaaacttttattatgaaataaatgtttttacaaggTACATCTTGGCCACAATTATTAGtcccattttatttaattttttctgcaACTTCCATTTGCTGAGATAAGAGCAAGGTAATAGCATATAATGCCCTGAGGAATTTGGAGAATACCTGGCAATAGATCAGAGACcattcttataaaaatataagatatattataatataaaaatattttgttgcacatcagaactatattctttgaCTTTACTTACTGgaatggatgattaagggaatttggccggACATGGCAGGACAATATCATGTTTgtagtcaccctggtgtgctaaaatatttaaatatgaatgggaatgtGAAGGGGTGctaataattgtggccaacattttttggagaaaaacatttttattcacacTGAAAACATCTGTATATTTCCATTCTAatacatggtttccacaaaaatattagtgtTGATTGTTTTAAACGATAACAAGAAAtgtccttgagcagcaaatcagcatattagaatgatttctgtgggatcatgcgacactgaagactggagtaatgatgctattACCATCTAAgcattaaatagcattttaaaatttatgcaaatagaaaacagctatataCTGTAACAGTATTTCACTTTTtcttagaaatgtaataattatgtgCCTAGGattatttaatagtaatttaaaggtttagttcacccaaaaatgaaaattagcccatattAGCCCAAACTCATACAAAAAGTACGTCATCCGCccagagctgcttctgtgtacaaatgtgagcgcaagctagattaaagtgattattaggttttgaatatggataatttttcttacaaaaatgcatcgacactttacaggaggcctttgttcacccctcggagccatgtgagacactttttttatggatgtgcgctttttatttaacttcttttggactgattcatgcaacacccgctgagtgcaaTGAAAACAGCTTAAAAATCTGACTcgtttcatctgaaagaagaaagtcatatgcatctaggatgacttgagggtgagtaatttatgggctaatttttgggtgtctaaaattacacaaatgtatTTGTAATCCGTGAATACGTGACTTTATGTAGACATTCCCTCAGCTAGTTTGTGACAGCTAGTGCTGATCATTTGTATGCTCATCAACTACATTGTATTCTGCgaagattttttaattaatgatatgCTGTGCTTCCTTCTCTGACAAATGTCTGGGAGTGCTTCTCCATTTTTCTAAAGGGGCATTCAGAAGCATGCAGCCTTGCATGAGGAAGAGCGATATCAGAAAGAGAAAACTGAGGTGAGGCCTCTGATAATTAAACACAGAATGCTCAGTCTAGAGGAAGGCATAATGAGGAGGATGTGCGGCTGTCTTCCACTGTGTAATTCTGTCTGAAGACTGATATGCAACATGATAAGAGAGCAAGGTCAGCAGGAAAGAGGATACCTGTGATTAACTAACCGAGGGATGATGGAGAGCAGTCCAACCTCATGATTTACATGAGTGAACTCAATCCCACAACCCAATAATAATGTGCTGTACTGTATAAAGCTCAATAGTCAGGTTCCTGAAGTAAAAATCTCAATCCAAATCTCCACAGTGAGACTAATATTAAACGATGCATAAACCTTTCAAGAAAGACCACCTATGAGCTCTAAGCTTATAAAGACAGTGGTATATGTTTCTGTAGATTGCATAAGCCAGTGATTTAAACTTCACTGAAAAACAATTGCTTAACTGCCGAATTAAATACAGATGAGGTATTGCACTACCCACAATACTGTAGCGAGATTCACCAATCAGATGTTGTTGTTTCCATAGCAATGAGAACTGCAAAccccacaaaatattttttttgtatctataTTATTGTTACACAGCTACTTATCTtgttgactttctttcttctgtggagcattttttgagaaatgtctcagtgttttttgtccatacaatggaagtcaatggtcaccaatacggtttggtttccaacattgagaagaaataaatacatacaagtttggaatgacacaaaggtgagtaaatgaagacaaatctctttaaaacaaaatattctttaACAGTGGAATAAGTATTCAATAATCCCTCATTAAAAAGAATATATGATATTAAATTCCTGACCAATGCTTATAAgatgaaaactatttaaaactatataaaacgcagatattaaaattttgtctaaataaattaaaaataaatatttaaaactaaaatcaatcattggtaacactttattttaaggtgtccttgttacaacaTACATTTACTTACTATTATAACGACACttaattatgcatatttacatgcaagtaaccctaaaatGCGTATacttaaacactaaaaaaaagtttaacccaatatgataatacataaaaaatttcaatattCAACACTTAATATgtcacataaaatttaaataacaaaaaaataatctcatttttatgttataatcTGAATTTGCAccacattataatgtacagtaagaaAATGGATATTTTGCGATTtgcttttttgcttattttgacAAAggcaatctaaatgtaaaaatagaagaaatgagcatgaacaattaaatattcaatattaattaatatgtaaaGAACTATTATTGGATGACAAGCAATATGGTACTCATATAAACTTATTTTGCATCTCTATTAAAGATACATTCTTGCGTCATTTTTCAGATTTACAAAATCTAATCAACTGAGTTAGGTCAGAATCTAATCAAAATCTAATCAACTTGGTTTACTTTACATTTTCGATTTTCTGAAGTGCCTGTGAAGAAAAGTATTAAGAAATATACTTATACTAGAATCCAGACTACAAATGTATTCAGTTTCATTTCACTTCTAATACAATGAttagtttacacagagattgtGGCTGGTTTCTTGCAGCATTAATGCTTTCATCCCAAAACACAAACTGAGCCATCAGAAATGAACAAATcagcaaaacaaaatgaaaaaagacaaaaaaatgggTGAAAGATTAAAGTTACCAGATTGAAAGTGGTTGCAGGCTGCGCTTTCAGAGGACGCTCTGAGGGCTGGGTAAGCGAGCAGTGACCACATGACGATGGCAAAACCAATCAACGACAGAAGACATAAACACGAGACAAGAGAATGAGCCGTGAAAGAACAGATGCAGCTGAGGTTAGAGAGAGAGCTGGGTAATAAGCTTGTAGGACAACAAAGAGAGCTGTGAGGATGTTAAGACAATCAAGCAGTGTTCAAAAAGAATGCAGCATGAACCAAGAAGGAGTCAAATAAAGCCAACATATGATAAAGCCTCAGGCAGGACCAGGTTACTGCAGGAAGCAGAGGAGGCTTTTTGGATAAGGTCCCCACATCTGTGCACTGTAAATAAACCTTTGTAAAAGATGTTACACGATAAGACTTGGGAGACTGGGATAAAAATGACACATTATGAAAGGGAAACTGTCTGCAGTACACTCTTGGGTGGGAGGCTGCTAACTAGTGGAGGTTTCCGTGGGAATTAATTGCTTGTTTTTTCCTTTCTTATCATTTTTCTCTTCTGCACCTGCACTGCAGACACTGTTTGCAACCCATCACTGAGCCCAGGTCTTCATACATCACAGAGGAGACAAAGAGCTCGCCtgcagacacacatacacacacacacacacacaccctcctgcGGAGATCTGAATTAGTTAATACACTCCTGAACCTCACACTGAAGGTGTGTGGAAAGCGagttataaatacacacaccttCATCGACACTATTGTAAAGCTTATTGAAAATGGCATACTGGCCAAAAACTAAGGCTGCTGGTCACTATTTTACTCCACTGGGATTGTTCCTGTAAAAAGGTGTCTTTGCTAATGCTAAAATTGCTACTTGCTTACTAAAATGACCCAGTACGACATGAGATTTGATGAATTACTGCCACATATtacaaaaaagatttaacttaCTGTAGCTTACTACATAACACCGTTCTTTGCGGTTTTTGTTTCCGAGACTTGTGAGTTTGAAAACAAATGTGAACATCCCAAgcaatttaattcagtgtttatgATCATGAGCTGCATAAGCAGATGCAACTGTGAGAAgttaaaatggaataaataaaaattaataaaatccagAGAAATCTAATGATGCATATACCGTTCAAAATTTCGGGGGCGgtcggtaagttttttttttttttttaagaaattaattcttttattcagcattcaTGCAATAAATTGGTCTAAAGTGAttgtaaagacattcataatgttacaaaagatttctatttcaaacaaatgcttttgaactttttttatttatgaaaaaactatatcatggttttcacaaacaagcacaactgttttctgtgtgataagaatgataataataaatgtttcttcagctgcaaatcagtatattagaatgatttctgaaggatcatgtgacactgaagacgagtaatgaagctgaaaattcagctttgcatcacaattatattgtaaatatatatttaaattattatttcaactgTAATATTTCgtcatataatttttataattttactatatttttgatctaTAAATGCCTCTTTGGTGAGCTTTcacagacttctttaaaaacacacacacaaaaaaaaacttacagatgccaaacttttgaacgctgTGCTACAATATAATTGAATAATGAATggtaattatgaatttaaaaataataataataaataaatgattcactcaCGTACCcgttattcatttttacattcattatttaatgttaaaacaaagtGCCCTGAGTTTGCAAGTCATGTTTTTGATTAAGTTTGATTTGTGCCACAACAAGCAGCTTTTGATTTAAACAGTcagaagttatttaaatatgtaacaaaTTCAGATAATAGCAATGTCTTGATatatgatatttgtaaataattttattttagatggttgaataaaataaagcatttttcatAAATGAACATGTAGCTTAATTATCAATATGACCACTCATCCATATTGTCTTTACTGAAGGCATCATCTTCTGTACTGTGATGTGAGTTAGTAATAATCATGAGAATTAGTGCTTGTGATGTCATTGTAATGGGATCGTCTCAGTAACTCACCATGGCAGCAGCATTCTGGCTGGCTTGGTGCTGCGCCGCCTTTATCCGGGCCTGTAAGTGAGCCGGAGGGTGAAAGTACTTGCATTTGTCACGGGTGCATCGGCCCTTGATGTAATCCATGCAAACAATGACGGAGTTCTCGCTGCCGTCCACCATGGCGGCTTCCATTGGGTGGGCATAGCGGCAGTCGTTCTCCCCGCGTGTGCAGTTCCCCCGCTGGAATTCTCGACACAGGTAACCTGAGAGCAGGACAGCAGAGATTTACTACCACCCATTAGTCCACCGCTGAAAATCACACTTAGTAACAGTCATTTCAATTCTTATCTTGACACAACAGCATTATAAACTAGATTCTTACATTTGGTAAAAGAAGTGTGACCCTTGCCCAATTCTATGTTGAATGAATGGTTGCAAGGATATTTATATTAGGTTATAGATGCTTTTAGCATGTTGCtttgtagttgctagggtgtttgttAGGTGTTTGCTCATTGGCCCAGGTCAATATACACCCAGTCCCACGTCTACATCACATTCTGgcctatatttttttactttttcaatgcaagtctataggatttttggtaacactttacaataacagtATATGAATGATcatatattaatatctaaaataaatatcaaaaacttAACTATGACATGAGTCATATGAATTCATGTGTGAATAACAACCACCTTGACTATATGTTAGTTCAAGTATTCAAGTAAGACTTCACACATGAATTCATATGACTCACGTTGTCGTTAAAATTAGTTCTTGATTAATACATGCCATAACTCATCaacagttttttattaaaataatattttatttaggtaTATGATTATTAATGTACTGTAATTGTAAAGTGATACCAAATTGGTTCACCATTTGTGCTTGTTTTATCGCCAAACATGGTCTAACTATGGTCTGAAGTCTGATGACTAAACGCTGGAATACACTTCATAACTTTCACACAGATTTTTGCCCTGATTGGCAGTCTGGACGAGTCAGTGATAGATGCACAAAGTCAGACCCCGGATTGCAGATTTTGGGCAGTCAGATGAGATTTCACACAAAATTGCATGATGGGCACAGATTTCTTCTAGCTTCAGACAATGATTCCATAGTCTGAGGATATTAAACGTTTGATATTATGAGCTGATTTAAGAACACATACTGATTTCATTTATCATGTGACTTAAAAGGTGTCATGAACTTAGAAATCAAAATTCCCctgatctttaaatatataagaggtcattgtgctataaaaatattctgtaagtttcagaactcaacacttcctcgttagtctaaaaaaaacagcttatactgaagccagtctgccaaaacgacGTAATAgtttatgacgtaatagtgtggctgAACACCGCTTCCGCAGAAGTTGTTCAACACCTGCTTCTGCcacactgcctgtttagccccgcccactgattcgcgcatgtagtgtaaataacgagagaggcaaacgcaggtctatgcagaaaccaaatgataaactttatttgatgaatttgatttttaatgaagttccaaccgcatcagtaagaacttggtcctttgttcccTTCATTTTACAGCGGATGTGTTTACAAACCAATGCACAATTTGACGTGGGATTTTTCAgaaagacgatgctgtgccggCTATATTGAATCTTACAgtaatgtcgcaccacacaagtgtgagtaactgttttcattacgtgatcactattgcttttgtctgttaaacagatcatttgatatgtactgagaatttatgtgttttttttacctaaaacacAGCAGTGTCCATCTAGGAAGGCTGCAGGATACATAACATATACaagtgttagccaatcatagcagtaggcggtttacttccgagtctacaatccgccgtgaatattcaaatgttttttaatgtaaaaatcttgataacattattatTGGCCTCAGAGaacaaacagtacaaaataaaaaaaaaggcagttcatgaccccttcaaGCAATGAGGCACATTTAAGTCTGGCAGTCTGTGATCCTTTAGTGTATGATGtcca
The Cyprinus carpio isolate SPL01 chromosome B14, ASM1834038v1, whole genome shotgun sequence DNA segment above includes these coding regions:
- the LOC122134134 gene encoding muscleblind-like protein 3 isoform X2, translated to MLAQQMQFMMPGTQLQPITSFPVTHSLANSPSMAFSPYLSHMSPGISLMPELLPSAPVLVPGSPTGIAMGNGNSTQKHVRTDKLEVCREFQRGNCTRGENDCRYAHPMEAAMVDGSENSVIVCMDYIKGRCTRDKCKYFHPPAHLQARIKAAQHQASQNAAAMALPPGAMQQLPKRPTLEKTNGAAAIFNPSMFHYQQALASMQLQQPTFIPTGLFKPLGPMTEGRWERRDWTSCRAPQSRYLSGPGHTGEGRV